The Juglans regia cultivar Chandler chromosome 2, Walnut 2.0, whole genome shotgun sequence genome includes a window with the following:
- the LOC109004069 gene encoding uncharacterized protein LOC109004069 isoform X31 — protein MANAPEENIIISSGRGQDEDQLSNFAELYKAVRDGKLTDTVRILDQSQDFDQPGDKACNKIITDRDETALHVAVLNGHEHIVEELMNRMSDESLAMYDRDGYTALITAAVLGNRKMVECMLTKKSDLIRIKSNSNGKNLPVVMAIDFGQIEMARYLYDLTPEGDLIPQDNDQEITPDEDLIPQEDNDQEITPDEDLIPQDNDQEIHKDHNGATLLTCAIYAGTLDGMHIALGLIERCPRLALAIDKYDESGILALASMRQSLPSGNQRIYSSNVEHGQSNQEESNRSDVEHGQSNQEESNRSDVEHGQSNQEEINRSNVEHGQSNHEEINRSDLEHGQSNQEGINISGIMRIPILAPAICKTRSNISEVEHGQSSQEEINISEHGQSNQEEINKSDVEHGQSNHEEINRSGITQLYEMKRIHDQYDKLLSKMCEEISESLQSNTQQLKDGLVYTAICQAAENGISEFVSKMLETDRHFLWTEDRNGRNIFMLGVLHRQEKIFSILYRLDGKIMNSLTCLQDRNKNNMLHMAGMMEDAIRQINQIPGAALQMQRELQWFKEVERIVLPRHKETKNGDGLTPRQLFTKNHEDMKEKGEKWMKNTARSCTVVGALIVTIMFAAIFTLPGDNNQSMGLPKSLNKFWLNVLIIFDALSLFSSSTSVLMFLGILTSRYSEEDFLEYLPRQMIIGLLTLFCSIATMMITFSSALLIILQEQLRIAIPLICLASVPVTFFVWIQFPILKDMIISTYGPSIFTGRK, from the exons atggcAAATGCGCCGGAGGAGAACATTATCATAAGTTCCGGACGCGGTCAGGATGAAGATCAGTTATCCAACTTTGCAGAATTGTACAAAGCTGTGCGAGACGGTAAATTGACTGATACAGTACGCATTCTTGATCAGTCTCAAGACTTTGATCAACCCGGTGATAAGGCATGTAATAAGATAATCACAGATAGAGACGAAACGGCTCTTCATGTTGCTGTTTTAAATGGACATGAGCATATAGTGGAGGAGTTGATGAATCGAATGTCGGATGAGAGCTTGGCCATGTATGATAGAGACGGTTACACAGCTCTAATCACGGCTGCCGTGCTTGGAAATAGGAAAATGGTGGAGTGCATGCTTACAAAAAAATCTGATTTGATCAGAATTAAAAGTAATTCCAACGGAAAAAATCTTCCAGTTGTTATGGCTATTGATTTCGGGCAAATAGAAATGGCGCGCTATTTGTATGATCTTACTCCAGAAGGAGATTTAATTCCACAGGATAATGATCAGGAGATTACTCCAGATGAAGATTTAATTCCACAGGAGGATAATGATCAGGAGATTACTCCAGATGAAGATTTAATTCCACAGGATAATGATCAGGAGATTCATAAGGACCACAATGGTGCTACGCTTCTTACCTGTGCTATCTATGCTGGGACTTTGG ACGGAATGCATATTGCTTTGGGATTAATCGAACGCTGCCCACGTTTGGCATTGGCTATTGACAAGTATGACGAGTCGGGAATCTTAGCATTGGCCTCTATGCGTCAGTCCTTGCCAAGTGGAAATCAGCGCATCTACTCCTCAA ATGTAGAACATGGCCAAAGCAATCAAGAAGAAAGTAACAGATCAG ATGTAGAACATGGCCAAAGCAATCAAGAAGAAAGTAACAGATCAG ATGTAGAACATGGCCAAAGCAATCAAGAAGAAATTAACAGATCAA ATGTAGAACATGGCCAAAGCAATCATGAAGAAATTAACAGATCAG ATCTAGAACATGGCCAAAGCAATCAAGAAGGAATTAACATATCAG GTATAATGCGCATTCCAATTTTGGCTCCTGCGATTTGTAAAACTCGTTCGAATATTTCAGAGGTAGAACATGGCCAAAGCAGTCAAGAAGAAATTAACATTTCAG AACATGGCCAAAGCAATCAAGAAGAAATTAACAAATCAG ATGTAGAACATGGCCAAAGCAATCATGAAGAAATTAACAGATCAG GAATCACGCAGTTGTACGAGATGAAGAGGATCCATGACCAGTACGATAAACTTCTTTCTAAAATGTGTGAAGAGATATCAGAATCACTTCAATCAAACACTCAACAACTTAAGGATGGCCTAGTTTATACTGCCATTTGCCAGGCTGCCGAGAACGGGATTTCCGAGTTTGTTTCTAAGATGCTTGAAACGGATCGACATTTTTTATGGACCGAAGATAGAAATGGAAGGAACATATTTATGCTCGGTGTCTTGCATCGTCAAGAAAAAATCTTTAGCATTCTATACCGGCTAGATGGGAAGATCATGAACTCCTTGACATGTTTACAAGATCGcaataaaaataacatgttACATATGGCAGGGATGATGGAAGATGCCATCAGGCAGATTAATCAAATCCCAGGGGCAGCTTTACAGATGCAAAGAGAGTTACAATGGTTCaag GAGGTAGAGAGAATTGTCCTTCCCAGGCATAAGGAAACCAAAAATGGGGATGGTTTAACTCCCCGACAACTATTTACGAAGAACCACGAGGACATGAAggaaaagggagagaaatggatgaaaaataCAGCAAGGTCATGTACGGTGGTGGGTGCTCTCATTGTTACTATTATGTTTGCAGCTATCTTTACTCTTCCAGGTGATAACAACCAAAGCATGGGCTTGCCAAAGTCCTTGAACAAGTTTTGGCTCAACGTCCTCATAATATTCGATGCATTGtcccttttttcttcctcaacttcAGTCTTGATGTTTTTGGGAATTCTCACATCACGTTATTCAGAAGAGGATTTTCTTGAGTATTTGCCAAGACAGATGATAATAGGCCTTTTGACTCTCTTTTGCTCTATTGCGACCATGATGATAACCTTTTCAAGTGCTCTTTTAATCATCCTACAAGAGCAATTACGGATTGCAATTCCTCTCATTTGTTTGGCTAGTGTTCCAGTCACGTTCTTCGTATGGATTCAGTTCCCAATTCTTAAGGACATGATCATTTCAACCTACGGACCAAGCATCTTCACAGGCCGAAAATGA
- the LOC109004069 gene encoding uncharacterized protein LOC109004069 isoform X27 — MANAPEENIIISSGRGQDEDQLSNFAELYKAVRDGKLTDTVRILDQSQDFDQPGDKACNKIITDRDETALHVAVLNGHEHIVEELMNRMSDESLAMYDRDGYTALITAAVLGNRKMVECMLTKKSDLIRIKSNSNGKNLPVVMAIDFGQIEMARYLYDLTPEGDLIPQDNDQEITPDEDLIPQEDNDQEITPDEDLIPQDNDQEIHKDHNGATLLTCAIYAGTLDGMHIALGLIERCPRLALAIDKYDESGILALASMRQSLPSGNQRIYSSNVEHGQSNQEESNRSDLEHGQSNQEESNRSNVEHGQSNQEESNRSDLEHGQSNQEGINISEVEHGQSSQEEINISEHGQSNQEEINRSDVEHGQSNQEEINRSNVEHGQSNHEEINRSDLEHGQSNQEGINISDVEHGQSNHEEINRSGITQLYEMKRIHDQYDKLLSKMCEEISESLQSNTQQLKDGLVYTAICQAAENGISEFVSKMLETDRHFLWTEDRNGRNIFMLGVLHRQEKIFSILYRLDGKIMNSLTCLQDRNKNNMLHMAGMMEDAIRQINQIPGAALQMQRELQWFKEVERIVLPRHKETKNGDGLTPRQLFTKNHEDMKEKGEKWMKNTARSCTVVGALIVTIMFAAIFTLPGDNNQSMGLPKSLNKFWLNVLIIFDALSLFSSSTSVLMFLGILTSRYSEEDFLEYLPRQMIIGLLTLFCSIATMMITFSSALLIILQEQLRIAIPLICLASVPVTFFVWIQFPILKDMIISTYGPSIFTGRK; from the exons atggcAAATGCGCCGGAGGAGAACATTATCATAAGTTCCGGACGCGGTCAGGATGAAGATCAGTTATCCAACTTTGCAGAATTGTACAAAGCTGTGCGAGACGGTAAATTGACTGATACAGTACGCATTCTTGATCAGTCTCAAGACTTTGATCAACCCGGTGATAAGGCATGTAATAAGATAATCACAGATAGAGACGAAACGGCTCTTCATGTTGCTGTTTTAAATGGACATGAGCATATAGTGGAGGAGTTGATGAATCGAATGTCGGATGAGAGCTTGGCCATGTATGATAGAGACGGTTACACAGCTCTAATCACGGCTGCCGTGCTTGGAAATAGGAAAATGGTGGAGTGCATGCTTACAAAAAAATCTGATTTGATCAGAATTAAAAGTAATTCCAACGGAAAAAATCTTCCAGTTGTTATGGCTATTGATTTCGGGCAAATAGAAATGGCGCGCTATTTGTATGATCTTACTCCAGAAGGAGATTTAATTCCACAGGATAATGATCAGGAGATTACTCCAGATGAAGATTTAATTCCACAGGAGGATAATGATCAGGAGATTACTCCAGATGAAGATTTAATTCCACAGGATAATGATCAGGAGATTCATAAGGACCACAATGGTGCTACGCTTCTTACCTGTGCTATCTATGCTGGGACTTTGG ACGGAATGCATATTGCTTTGGGATTAATCGAACGCTGCCCACGTTTGGCATTGGCTATTGACAAGTATGACGAGTCGGGAATCTTAGCATTGGCCTCTATGCGTCAGTCCTTGCCAAGTGGAAATCAGCGCATCTACTCCTCAA ATGTAGAACATGGCCAAAGCAATCAAGAAGAAAGTAACAGATCAG ATTTAGAACATGGCCAAAGCAATCAAGAAGAAAGTAACAGATCAA ATGTAGAACATGGCCAAAGCAATCAAGAAGAAAGTAACAGATCAG ATCTAGAACATGGCCAAAGCAATCAAGAAGGAATTAACATATCAG AGGTAGAACATGGCCAAAGCAGTCAAGAAGAAATTAACATTTCAG AACATGGCCAAAGCAATCAAGAAGAAATTAACAGATCAG ATGTAGAACATGGCCAAAGCAATCAAGAAGAAATTAACAGATCAA ATGTAGAACATGGCCAAAGCAATCATGAAGAAATTAACAGATCAG ATCTAGAACATGGCCAAAGCAATCAAGAAGGAATTAACATATCAG ATGTAGAACATGGCCAAAGCAATCATGAAGAAATTAACAGATCAG GAATCACGCAGTTGTACGAGATGAAGAGGATCCATGACCAGTACGATAAACTTCTTTCTAAAATGTGTGAAGAGATATCAGAATCACTTCAATCAAACACTCAACAACTTAAGGATGGCCTAGTTTATACTGCCATTTGCCAGGCTGCCGAGAACGGGATTTCCGAGTTTGTTTCTAAGATGCTTGAAACGGATCGACATTTTTTATGGACCGAAGATAGAAATGGAAGGAACATATTTATGCTCGGTGTCTTGCATCGTCAAGAAAAAATCTTTAGCATTCTATACCGGCTAGATGGGAAGATCATGAACTCCTTGACATGTTTACAAGATCGcaataaaaataacatgttACATATGGCAGGGATGATGGAAGATGCCATCAGGCAGATTAATCAAATCCCAGGGGCAGCTTTACAGATGCAAAGAGAGTTACAATGGTTCaag GAGGTAGAGAGAATTGTCCTTCCCAGGCATAAGGAAACCAAAAATGGGGATGGTTTAACTCCCCGACAACTATTTACGAAGAACCACGAGGACATGAAggaaaagggagagaaatggatgaaaaataCAGCAAGGTCATGTACGGTGGTGGGTGCTCTCATTGTTACTATTATGTTTGCAGCTATCTTTACTCTTCCAGGTGATAACAACCAAAGCATGGGCTTGCCAAAGTCCTTGAACAAGTTTTGGCTCAACGTCCTCATAATATTCGATGCATTGtcccttttttcttcctcaacttcAGTCTTGATGTTTTTGGGAATTCTCACATCACGTTATTCAGAAGAGGATTTTCTTGAGTATTTGCCAAGACAGATGATAATAGGCCTTTTGACTCTCTTTTGCTCTATTGCGACCATGATGATAACCTTTTCAAGTGCTCTTTTAATCATCCTACAAGAGCAATTACGGATTGCAATTCCTCTCATTTGTTTGGCTAGTGTTCCAGTCACGTTCTTCGTATGGATTCAGTTCCCAATTCTTAAGGACATGATCATTTCAACCTACGGACCAAGCATCTTCACAGGCCGAAAATGA
- the LOC109004069 gene encoding uncharacterized protein LOC109004069 isoform X22, with product MANAPEENIIISSGRGQDEDQLSNFAELYKAVRDGKLTDTVRILDQSQDFDQPGDKACNKIITDRDETALHVAVLNGHEHIVEELMNRMSDESLAMYDRDGYTALITAAVLGNRKMVECMLTKKSDLIRIKSNSNGKNLPVVMAIDFGQIEMARYLYDLTPEGDLIPQDNDQEITPDEDLIPQEDNDQEITPDEDLIPQDNDQEIHKDHNGATLLTCAIYAGTLDGMHIALGLIERCPRLALAIDKYDESGILALASMRQSLPSGNQRIYSSNVEHGQSNQEESNRSDLEHGQSNQEESNRSNVEHGQSNQEESNRSDLEHGQSNQEGINISEVEHGQSSQEEINISEHGQSNQEEINRSDLEHGQSNQEGINISDLEHGQSNQEEINISKVEHGQSSQEEINISEHGQSNQEEINKSDVEHGQSNHEEINRSGITQLYEMKRIHDQYDKLLSKMCEEISESLQSNTQQLKDGLVYTAICQAAENGISEFVSKMLETDRHFLWTEDRNGRNIFMLGVLHRQEKIFSILYRLDGKIMNSLTCLQDRNKNNMLHMAGMMEDAIRQINQIPGAALQMQRELQWFKEVERIVLPRHKETKNGDGLTPRQLFTKNHEDMKEKGEKWMKNTARSCTVVGALIVTIMFAAIFTLPGDNNQSMGLPKSLNKFWLNVLIIFDALSLFSSSTSVLMFLGILTSRYSEEDFLEYLPRQMIIGLLTLFCSIATMMITFSSALLIILQEQLRIAIPLICLASVPVTFFVWIQFPILKDMIISTYGPSIFTGRK from the exons atggcAAATGCGCCGGAGGAGAACATTATCATAAGTTCCGGACGCGGTCAGGATGAAGATCAGTTATCCAACTTTGCAGAATTGTACAAAGCTGTGCGAGACGGTAAATTGACTGATACAGTACGCATTCTTGATCAGTCTCAAGACTTTGATCAACCCGGTGATAAGGCATGTAATAAGATAATCACAGATAGAGACGAAACGGCTCTTCATGTTGCTGTTTTAAATGGACATGAGCATATAGTGGAGGAGTTGATGAATCGAATGTCGGATGAGAGCTTGGCCATGTATGATAGAGACGGTTACACAGCTCTAATCACGGCTGCCGTGCTTGGAAATAGGAAAATGGTGGAGTGCATGCTTACAAAAAAATCTGATTTGATCAGAATTAAAAGTAATTCCAACGGAAAAAATCTTCCAGTTGTTATGGCTATTGATTTCGGGCAAATAGAAATGGCGCGCTATTTGTATGATCTTACTCCAGAAGGAGATTTAATTCCACAGGATAATGATCAGGAGATTACTCCAGATGAAGATTTAATTCCACAGGAGGATAATGATCAGGAGATTACTCCAGATGAAGATTTAATTCCACAGGATAATGATCAGGAGATTCATAAGGACCACAATGGTGCTACGCTTCTTACCTGTGCTATCTATGCTGGGACTTTGG ACGGAATGCATATTGCTTTGGGATTAATCGAACGCTGCCCACGTTTGGCATTGGCTATTGACAAGTATGACGAGTCGGGAATCTTAGCATTGGCCTCTATGCGTCAGTCCTTGCCAAGTGGAAATCAGCGCATCTACTCCTCAA ATGTAGAACATGGCCAAAGCAATCAAGAAGAAAGTAACAGATCAG ATTTAGAACATGGCCAAAGCAATCAAGAAGAAAGTAACAGATCAA ATGTAGAACATGGCCAAAGCAATCAAGAAGAAAGTAACAGATCAG ATCTAGAACATGGCCAAAGCAATCAAGAAGGAATTAACATATCAG AGGTAGAACATGGCCAAAGCAGTCAAGAAGAAATTAACATTTCAG AACATGGCCAAAGCAATCAAGAAGAAATTAACAGATCAG ATCTAGAACATGGCCAAAGCAATCAAGAAGGAATTAACATATCAG atcTAGAACATGGCCAAAGCAATCAAGAAGAAATTAACATATCAA AGGTAGAACATGGCCAAAGCAGTCAAGAAGAAATTAACATTTCAG AACATGGCCAAAGCAATCAAGAAGAAATTAACAAATCAG ATGTAGAACATGGCCAAAGCAATCATGAAGAAATTAACAGATCAG GAATCACGCAGTTGTACGAGATGAAGAGGATCCATGACCAGTACGATAAACTTCTTTCTAAAATGTGTGAAGAGATATCAGAATCACTTCAATCAAACACTCAACAACTTAAGGATGGCCTAGTTTATACTGCCATTTGCCAGGCTGCCGAGAACGGGATTTCCGAGTTTGTTTCTAAGATGCTTGAAACGGATCGACATTTTTTATGGACCGAAGATAGAAATGGAAGGAACATATTTATGCTCGGTGTCTTGCATCGTCAAGAAAAAATCTTTAGCATTCTATACCGGCTAGATGGGAAGATCATGAACTCCTTGACATGTTTACAAGATCGcaataaaaataacatgttACATATGGCAGGGATGATGGAAGATGCCATCAGGCAGATTAATCAAATCCCAGGGGCAGCTTTACAGATGCAAAGAGAGTTACAATGGTTCaag GAGGTAGAGAGAATTGTCCTTCCCAGGCATAAGGAAACCAAAAATGGGGATGGTTTAACTCCCCGACAACTATTTACGAAGAACCACGAGGACATGAAggaaaagggagagaaatggatgaaaaataCAGCAAGGTCATGTACGGTGGTGGGTGCTCTCATTGTTACTATTATGTTTGCAGCTATCTTTACTCTTCCAGGTGATAACAACCAAAGCATGGGCTTGCCAAAGTCCTTGAACAAGTTTTGGCTCAACGTCCTCATAATATTCGATGCATTGtcccttttttcttcctcaacttcAGTCTTGATGTTTTTGGGAATTCTCACATCACGTTATTCAGAAGAGGATTTTCTTGAGTATTTGCCAAGACAGATGATAATAGGCCTTTTGACTCTCTTTTGCTCTATTGCGACCATGATGATAACCTTTTCAAGTGCTCTTTTAATCATCCTACAAGAGCAATTACGGATTGCAATTCCTCTCATTTGTTTGGCTAGTGTTCCAGTCACGTTCTTCGTATGGATTCAGTTCCCAATTCTTAAGGACATGATCATTTCAACCTACGGACCAAGCATCTTCACAGGCCGAAAATGA
- the LOC109004069 gene encoding uncharacterized protein LOC109004069 isoform X16 produces the protein MANAPEENIIISSGRGQDEDQLSNFAELYKAVRDGKLTDTVRILDQSQDFDQPGDKACNKIITDRDETALHVAVLNGHEHIVEELMNRMSDESLAMYDRDGYTALITAAVLGNRKMVECMLTKKSDLIRIKSNSNGKNLPVVMAIDFGQIEMARYLYDLTPEGDLIPQDNDQEITPDEDLIPQEDNDQEITPDEDLIPQDNDQEIHKDHNGATLLTCAIYAGTLDGMHIALGLIERCPRLALAIDKYDESGILALASMRQSLPSGNQRIYSSNVEHGQSNQEESNRSDLEHGQSNQEESNRSNVEHGQSNQEESNRSDLEHGQSNQEGINISEVEHGQSSQEEINISEHGQSNQEEINRSDLEHGQSNQEGINISGIMRIPILAPAICKTRSNISEVEHGQSSQEEINISEHGQSNQEEINKSDVEHGQSNHEEINRSGITQLYEMKRIHDQYDKLLSKMCEEISESLQSNTQQLKDGLVYTAICQAAENGISEFVSKMLETDRHFLWTEDRNGRNIFMLGVLHRQEKIFSILYRLDGKIMNSLTCLQDRNKNNMLHMAGMMEDAIRQINQIPGAALQMQRELQWFKEVERIVLPRHKETKNGDGLTPRQLFTKNHEDMKEKGEKWMKNTARSCTVVGALIVTIMFAAIFTLPGDNNQSMGLPKSLNKFWLNVLIIFDALSLFSSSTSVLMFLGILTSRYSEEDFLEYLPRQMIIGLLTLFCSIATMMITFSSALLIILQEQLRIAIPLICLASVPVTFFVWIQFPILKDMIISTYGPSIFTGRK, from the exons atggcAAATGCGCCGGAGGAGAACATTATCATAAGTTCCGGACGCGGTCAGGATGAAGATCAGTTATCCAACTTTGCAGAATTGTACAAAGCTGTGCGAGACGGTAAATTGACTGATACAGTACGCATTCTTGATCAGTCTCAAGACTTTGATCAACCCGGTGATAAGGCATGTAATAAGATAATCACAGATAGAGACGAAACGGCTCTTCATGTTGCTGTTTTAAATGGACATGAGCATATAGTGGAGGAGTTGATGAATCGAATGTCGGATGAGAGCTTGGCCATGTATGATAGAGACGGTTACACAGCTCTAATCACGGCTGCCGTGCTTGGAAATAGGAAAATGGTGGAGTGCATGCTTACAAAAAAATCTGATTTGATCAGAATTAAAAGTAATTCCAACGGAAAAAATCTTCCAGTTGTTATGGCTATTGATTTCGGGCAAATAGAAATGGCGCGCTATTTGTATGATCTTACTCCAGAAGGAGATTTAATTCCACAGGATAATGATCAGGAGATTACTCCAGATGAAGATTTAATTCCACAGGAGGATAATGATCAGGAGATTACTCCAGATGAAGATTTAATTCCACAGGATAATGATCAGGAGATTCATAAGGACCACAATGGTGCTACGCTTCTTACCTGTGCTATCTATGCTGGGACTTTGG ACGGAATGCATATTGCTTTGGGATTAATCGAACGCTGCCCACGTTTGGCATTGGCTATTGACAAGTATGACGAGTCGGGAATCTTAGCATTGGCCTCTATGCGTCAGTCCTTGCCAAGTGGAAATCAGCGCATCTACTCCTCAA ATGTAGAACATGGCCAAAGCAATCAAGAAGAAAGTAACAGATCAG ATTTAGAACATGGCCAAAGCAATCAAGAAGAAAGTAACAGATCAA ATGTAGAACATGGCCAAAGCAATCAAGAAGAAAGTAACAGATCAG ATCTAGAACATGGCCAAAGCAATCAAGAAGGAATTAACATATCAG AGGTAGAACATGGCCAAAGCAGTCAAGAAGAAATTAACATTTCAG AACATGGCCAAAGCAATCAAGAAGAAATTAACAGATCAG ATCTAGAACATGGCCAAAGCAATCAAGAAGGAATTAACATATCAG GTATAATGCGCATTCCAATTTTGGCTCCTGCGATTTGTAAAACTCGTTCGAATATTTCAGAGGTAGAACATGGCCAAAGCAGTCAAGAAGAAATTAACATTTCAG AACATGGCCAAAGCAATCAAGAAGAAATTAACAAATCAG ATGTAGAACATGGCCAAAGCAATCATGAAGAAATTAACAGATCAG GAATCACGCAGTTGTACGAGATGAAGAGGATCCATGACCAGTACGATAAACTTCTTTCTAAAATGTGTGAAGAGATATCAGAATCACTTCAATCAAACACTCAACAACTTAAGGATGGCCTAGTTTATACTGCCATTTGCCAGGCTGCCGAGAACGGGATTTCCGAGTTTGTTTCTAAGATGCTTGAAACGGATCGACATTTTTTATGGACCGAAGATAGAAATGGAAGGAACATATTTATGCTCGGTGTCTTGCATCGTCAAGAAAAAATCTTTAGCATTCTATACCGGCTAGATGGGAAGATCATGAACTCCTTGACATGTTTACAAGATCGcaataaaaataacatgttACATATGGCAGGGATGATGGAAGATGCCATCAGGCAGATTAATCAAATCCCAGGGGCAGCTTTACAGATGCAAAGAGAGTTACAATGGTTCaag GAGGTAGAGAGAATTGTCCTTCCCAGGCATAAGGAAACCAAAAATGGGGATGGTTTAACTCCCCGACAACTATTTACGAAGAACCACGAGGACATGAAggaaaagggagagaaatggatgaaaaataCAGCAAGGTCATGTACGGTGGTGGGTGCTCTCATTGTTACTATTATGTTTGCAGCTATCTTTACTCTTCCAGGTGATAACAACCAAAGCATGGGCTTGCCAAAGTCCTTGAACAAGTTTTGGCTCAACGTCCTCATAATATTCGATGCATTGtcccttttttcttcctcaacttcAGTCTTGATGTTTTTGGGAATTCTCACATCACGTTATTCAGAAGAGGATTTTCTTGAGTATTTGCCAAGACAGATGATAATAGGCCTTTTGACTCTCTTTTGCTCTATTGCGACCATGATGATAACCTTTTCAAGTGCTCTTTTAATCATCCTACAAGAGCAATTACGGATTGCAATTCCTCTCATTTGTTTGGCTAGTGTTCCAGTCACGTTCTTCGTATGGATTCAGTTCCCAATTCTTAAGGACATGATCATTTCAACCTACGGACCAAGCATCTTCACAGGCCGAAAATGA